In Lapillicoccus jejuensis, the DNA window GGTCGAGCAGGACGAGGTGGCCCGCACCGAACCCGACCGGCTCGTGCCGCGCCACCCGCCGGGCGCCGAGCCCCACGAGCCGGTCGGCCTCGGCCTCGAGGGCGGCCATCCGCTCCTCGCCGGTGAGGCCCGGGGCGGCCCGGACGTCGAGGTGCACGCGGTTCTTCGCGGTCTTCGCCTCGGGCACGCGCTGGAAGAACAACCGCGGCCCGCTCCCGGTCGGGTCGACCAGGGCGAAGGCGGAGTCGTGCTCGGCCTCGGGGACGCCGTTCTCGCGCAGGAACGCGACCCAGGCGTCGGCGGTGGCCTCGACCGCGTCCGGGTCCGGCGCGGCGCCGGAGCCGGGGACGGGGTCGGCCGCGTAGCCGAGGGCCGCGGCCCAGAACAGCCCGAGCGCCCGCGGGGAGCCGGCGTCGAAGGTCACCTGCACGGTCCGCACGTCCGGCGTCGTCATCACCCCACCGTGGCACGACGACCCAGCCACACGGAAGACCCTCCAAAAAACCTTCCCGAGAACCGTCGTCGTGCGATGCCATAATGACATCGCAGGAACCTACTGCCCCGTGAACGACGGACGCTCCTTGGCCAGGAACGCCCGCACCCCCTCACGGAAGTCGGCGCTGCCGTAGGCGCCGGCGAGCCGCTCGTCGTCGACGACGACGTCGTACCCGCTCCGCCCGGCGCGCAGCTGCTCCTTGGTGACGGCCAGCGTGCGGGGGGCCGCGCGCCGAACGCCCTCGACCAGCGACCACACCTCCGCGTCGAGGTGCTGCGGCTCCACGACCGAGACGAGGGCACCGACCGCGAGCGCCCGCGGCGCGTCGACGAGCCGCGACGCGAGGAGCATCTCGCGGGTTACCGGGTCGCCGAACACCTCGGCGCAGCGCAGCACGATGGGCGCCGACAGCGCGTTGCCGAGCGTCCGGGCGATGGGGTAGCCGAAGCGCGACGCCGGGGTCGCGACGCGCAGGTCGCAGCTCGTCGCGACGGCGAGCCCCCCGCCCACGCACACCCCGTCGACCGCGGCGACGGTCAGCTGCGGGAGGTCGGCGAGCGCGTCGAGGACCCGGCGGATCCGGGCCTCGTACGCCACCCCGTCGGCCCCCGTCGTGAAGCCGCGGAAGGAGGCGATGTCGTTGCCGGCGGCGAAGGCCCGCCCCCCGGAGCCGCGTACCACGACGGCCCGCACGGCGGGGTCGACCGCGACCCGCGCGCAGAGCTCGAGCAGGCCGTCGTACATCGCGTCGGTGAACGCGTTGAGCTTCTCCGGGCGGTGGAACGCCACCTCGACCAGCCCCGGGGCCTCGCGCACGAGCAGCTCGCCCCCCGCCTCGGCCCGGGGCTCGCCCCAGCCGGGGCGGGCGTCGTTGTCGCGGGTCATGGCGGCGAGCCTAGGTGACGGGGGACAGCACCTTCGCGAACGGACACAACGGACAAAATTACCTGCCGTCGACCTCTGTCGCCCGGGCCGGTGGGGGCCCTACCCTCGCCGTACGGCGTGGGGCGCGCCGTGGTCCACCTCTCCGCGAAGGCACCTTCCTCTTCCCCCATCACCCGAAGGTTCCCCCCATGCCCACCCTGCGTGTCAACGGGGTCGCGTCGAGCGTCCCCGTCCCCACCTCCATGCCCCTGCTCTGGGCCCTGCGCGACGCGCTGGGCCTGACGGGCACCAAGTACGGCTGCGGCGTCGAGGCCTGCGGTGCGTGCACCGTCCTGCTCGACGGCGAGCCGGAGCGCTCGTGCAGCGTCCAGGTCCACGACGCCGTCGGCAAGGCCGTGACGACCATCGAGGGGCTCTCCCCCGACGGCAGCCACCCGGTCCAGCAGGCCTGGGTCGCCGGCCAGGTCCCCCAGTGCGGCTACTGCCAGTCCGGCATGATCCTTGCGGCCGTCGCGCTGCTGCGGCGCACCCCGCAGCCGACCGACGCCCAGATCGACGCCGCGATGCGCAACATCTGCGTCTGCGGCACCTACCAGCGCATCCGAGCCGCGATCCACCAGGTCGCCGCCGCCACCGCTGCCACCGCCGCGGCCGGCTCGGCCGGCTCGGCCGGCACGGCCGGAGCGCGCTCGTGAGCACGCTCCCGGACCTCGACCGGCGCACCTTCCTCACGGCGGTGGCCGTCGGTGGCGGGCTCGCCGTGGGCGTCCTCGGCGACGC includes these proteins:
- a CDS encoding VOC family protein — translated: MTTPDVRTVQVTFDAGSPRALGLFWAAALGYAADPVPGSGAAPDPDAVEATADAWVAFLRENGVPEAEHDSAFALVDPTGSGPRLFFQRVPEAKTAKNRVHLDVRAAPGLTGEERMAALEAEADRLVGLGARRVARHEPVGFGAGHLVLLDPRATSSAWTEAGPRDAQGRGVLSVPVGRLSATAGRGDRREREGERCCTCTSPTGPTGSPTAWPACWGAPSRTPSPPSSSSSPPREWSAG
- a CDS encoding enoyl-CoA hydratase translates to MTRDNDARPGWGEPRAEAGGELLVREAPGLVEVAFHRPEKLNAFTDAMYDGLLELCARVAVDPAVRAVVVRGSGGRAFAAGNDIASFRGFTTGADGVAYEARIRRVLDALADLPQLTVAAVDGVCVGGGLAVATSCDLRVATPASRFGYPIARTLGNALSAPIVLRCAEVFGDPVTREMLLASRLVDAPRALAVGALVSVVEPQHLDAEVWSLVEGVRRAAPRTLAVTKEQLRAGRSGYDVVVDDERLAGAYGSADFREGVRAFLAKERPSFTGQ
- a CDS encoding (2Fe-2S)-binding protein, with the protein product MPTLRVNGVASSVPVPTSMPLLWALRDALGLTGTKYGCGVEACGACTVLLDGEPERSCSVQVHDAVGKAVTTIEGLSPDGSHPVQQAWVAGQVPQCGYCQSGMILAAVALLRRTPQPTDAQIDAAMRNICVCGTYQRIRAAIHQVAAATAATAAAGSAGSAGTAGARS